One genomic region from Anatilimnocola floriformis encodes:
- a CDS encoding thymidine phosphorylase — protein MNPVVTIAKKRDGRELSRAEIADFIGGFATEKIPDYQMAALAMAIYLRGMTTAETAALTDEMLGSGRVLQWQDDGRPVVDKHSTGGVGDKTSLILAPLLACCELRVPMLSGRGLGATGGTLDKLEAIPGYRTNLDTDEIGTLVNSIGCVITGASQELAPADRKLYALRDVTATVPSIPLITASIMSKKLAEGLNSLVLDVKWGSGAFMKSAADARALANSLVSTGERMNVKTVAHVTDMNQPLGRMCGNALEVNESLDCLVGKGPADLWEVTELLAVELLLLTQRAPDAAAAKEILKGHITSGRALAKFAEMVAAQGGDLDAPRPLAPTAEVLSERVGKIRSIDTEQLGLAIIELKGGRKVLSDKVDFSTGLEMLVRLGERVERGQPLVKLFAHPQQREVAERLIREAIAVAEE, from the coding sequence CGAAATCGCTGACTTCATCGGCGGCTTTGCCACCGAGAAAATTCCTGACTATCAGATGGCCGCGCTGGCGATGGCCATCTACTTGCGCGGCATGACTACGGCAGAAACAGCTGCCCTGACCGACGAGATGCTCGGCAGCGGCCGCGTGTTGCAGTGGCAAGACGACGGCCGGCCGGTCGTCGACAAGCACAGCACCGGCGGCGTGGGCGACAAAACGTCCCTCATTCTCGCGCCGCTGCTGGCCTGCTGCGAACTGCGCGTGCCGATGCTTTCGGGCCGTGGCCTCGGCGCAACTGGCGGCACGCTCGACAAGCTCGAAGCCATTCCCGGTTATCGCACCAATCTCGACACCGACGAAATCGGCACGCTCGTCAACAGCATCGGCTGCGTCATCACCGGCGCGAGCCAGGAACTGGCCCCCGCCGATCGCAAGCTCTACGCGCTGCGCGACGTCACCGCCACGGTACCGAGCATTCCATTGATCACCGCGAGCATCATGAGTAAGAAGCTCGCCGAAGGTTTGAACTCGCTCGTACTCGATGTGAAGTGGGGAAGCGGCGCGTTCATGAAATCGGCCGCCGATGCGAGGGCTCTCGCCAATTCACTCGTCAGCACCGGCGAGCGCATGAATGTCAAAACAGTGGCCCACGTCACTGACATGAATCAGCCTCTCGGTCGCATGTGCGGTAATGCACTCGAAGTGAACGAGTCGCTCGATTGCCTCGTCGGCAAAGGCCCCGCCGATTTGTGGGAAGTCACCGAACTCCTCGCCGTGGAACTGCTGCTGCTCACTCAGCGAGCGCCTGATGCTGCCGCGGCCAAAGAGATTTTGAAGGGACACATCACCAGCGGCCGAGCACTCGCCAAGTTCGCCGAAATGGTCGCCGCTCAAGGAGGCGATCTCGATGCCCCTCGACCTCTGGCGCCAACTGCCGAGGTTCTCAGCGAGCGCGTCGGCAAGATCCGATCGATCGATACCGAGCAACTCGGCCTGGCCATCATCGAACTGAAAGGTGGCCGCAAGGTTCTCAGCGACAAGGTCGATTTCTCAACCGGCTTGGAAATGCTCGTCCGCCTCGGCGAGCGCGTGGAACGAGGTCAGCCGCTCGTGAAACTTTTCGCTCATCCGCAGCAGCGCGAAGTTGCCGAGCGGCTGATTCGCGAAGCCATCGCGGTGGCCGAAGAATAG